A single window of Anomaloglossus baeobatrachus isolate aAnoBae1 chromosome 5, aAnoBae1.hap1, whole genome shotgun sequence DNA harbors:
- the LOC142312142 gene encoding uncharacterized protein LOC142312142, translating to MSAIFNSDDLDITQDLTLLNAIIPDIPSSLHSKNLSANAVKQVLSSDSSQTVKKNKSKKRSINNQTSLTAKKPFSNAEYGKSSSLKMSFITCKKIHTEEKRFSCAECGKYFNQKYSLVKHERVHSVEMPYSCSECRKCFASKSKLIAHQKMHSGKKPFSCSECGKYFTDKSHFDGHQRIHKGNKPFSCSECGKCFASKSNFCRHQRIHTGNKPFLCSECGKCFADKSSLLTHQRIHTGEKPFSCSECGKCFADKSSFLTHQRIHTGEKPYSCSECGKCFTRKSNLIFHQNMHSGKKPFSCSECGNCFSYKSNLLTHQRIHTGEKAYSCSECGKCFTCKSHLDRHQRIHTGDKPFSCLECGKCFINKSHFDRHQRIHTGDKPFSCSECGKCFANKSHFGRHQRIHTGEKPYLCSECGKCFTQSSQLDCHLRTHTGEKPYSCTECRKCFAEKSSLVKHQRVHSGKKPFLC from the coding sequence ATGTCTGCCATTTTTAACTCtgatgaccttgatatcacacaagatcTAACTTTACTGAATGCTATTATTCCAGATatcccatcatcccttcacagcaaaaaTCTATCAGCTAATGCTGTTAAACAGGTCCTAtcatctgattcatcacagactgttaagaaaaataaaagtaaaaagagAAGCATTAATAATCAAACCTCTCTTAcagcaaagaagccattttcaaaTGCAGAATATGGAAAAAGTTCTTCCCTCAAAATGTCTTTTATTACATGTAAAaaaattcacacagaggagaaaaGATTTTCTTGTGCAGAGTGTGGAAAATATTTTAACCAGAAATACAGTCTTGTTAAACATGAAAGAGTTCACTCAGTGGAgatgccatattcatgttcagaatgtagaaaATGTTTTGCAAGTAAATCAAAGTTGATTGCCCATCAGAAAATGCACTCAGggaagaagcctttttcatgttcagaatgtggaaaatattttacagATAAATCACATTTTGATGGGCACCAAAGAATTCACAAAGGGAATAAGcccttttcttgttcagaatgtgggaaatgttttgcaagtaAATCAAATTTTTGTaggcaccagagaattcacacagggaatAAGccctttttatgttcagaatgtgggaaatgttttgctgatAAATCAAGtcttcttacacatcagagaatacacacaggagagaagcccttttcatgttcagaatgtgggaaatgttttgctgatAAATCAAGTtttcttacacatcagagaatacacacaggagagaagccatattcatgttcagaatgtggtaaatgttttacaagAAAATCAAATTTGATTTTCCATCAGAATATGCACTCAGggaagaagcctttttcatgttcagaatgtggaaattgTTTCTCTTATAAATCAAAtcttcttacacatcagagaatacacacaggggagaaggcatattcatgttcagaatgtggtaaatgttttacatgtaaatcacatttggataggcaccaaagaattcacacaggggataagcccttttcttgtttagaatgtgggaaatgttttataaataaatcacattttgataggcaccaaagaattcacacaggggacaagcccttttcttgttcagaatgtgggaaatgttttgcaaataaATCACATTTTGGTaggcatcagagaattcacacaggcgagaaaccatatttatgttcagaatgtgggaaatgttttactcaaagTTCACAATTAGATTGTCacctgagaactcacacaggggagaagccatattcatgtacagaatgtaggaaatgttttgcagaaaaatcaagtcttgttaaacatcagagagttCACTCGGGGAAGAAGCCGTTTTTATGttga